The sequence GCATATGATCTTCCCCACCTCTACTTGGATAGTAACAAAGCACCCAAAACATTGCCATACACAGGTGCGGATCTGGTCATACATGATGCAATGTAAAGTGTTCCTTGGGGAGGAAATCGTTCTATAGATGTTGCATTTACATTCTGCATCCACACTGAATGTACCATTTCTGCCCATGCCACAGATCGATCACTAACTTTCTACTGTATCTATATAATGTACCTCTCTATCTTACCGCAATAGAAAGGCAGTTGAAGCATTGTTATCGTGTAAACCCATTTACTTCAACTATTCTGCTTTGTACACGACCATTGTTACATTGTCTCTTTGTCAGCCCATCCGTTTCCGAAAGGAAGCGATTGCCTACAGAACAGTGGACGAACTTCGATTTTGTGTCACGTTACATATTGTTCAAGCGAACACGAACATTAGCGTTGCCGTTAACAGTTAAGATGTTCCGTATAAGCGCCAGTTATGTATTCGTGAATACGATGTTCCAACAATATAAAAGCGCATTTGGAACCGATGGGTAGATATATTGATATAGAGCAAAATGGTAAATCACCCGGTAGCTGGTAAATCACTCTCTACACACTGAGAGCTGtggaatttttttatgaataattTGTACTgaattgtgtaaaaaaaaaaaatttaaaaagcaaATGATCTAACAGTTGCACATCGCCACTTCAGGCCCCGATATCTTGATATAAGCGTGACCTTTTAAAGGGGGTCATTTCTACGGGAGCTGACCTAGTCATCTGGGGTCAATCCGGGTCAGTAGTTCACTGATGTCATATCATGATGGTTCGAGGGTCGATAAGTGTCGTCTGATCGGGCGTTTCTGGGGCATGGAGACTTTAACGGATTGTTTTAGATACATGTGCTTTTTGCAAGGTGGTGACTGATCACTAGCCAAAATCTTGTCAAATTCAGGTAAATTGCATTTCAGATTTTGCCAAAGTGGCTTCTTACCGATGATATTTTTAAGGTAGGAAAATGCAtggtttgaaatgaaaaagttggCGTCCAATGTTGAAAGTTATATTCATACAACGTTCGTATCAATTATGCTGCTCTAAAACGAATCCTTAATTCCCTGTAATGCTTCCATTCCCTTTGCTAATCCCTCTGGACAGAGTATCCACAATGACATTGATCAGATTATGAATGTTTGATGAAGAAATGGGTTAATATTTACAGGGAAGGTTTGAAGGCTCTCGCGTTTGCGGTTTGTACAATATCTAATAAGTCAGCAGGCAATGGCTTTTACGTTTAGCACAAGTATTGTAAAGTATATTGGCCCCCATGGTATTATAAAAAGACTTTCCTCTTCCGGCTTCCCGAATGTTTCCAAGGCCGCACGTTTAAATCAGTATGCTGTACCATCATCTCATATCCGAAGCTTTGCAGTTGAAAAACGCGATTGTATCAAAATCCCCTGCGAAACTTTGCTAGGCCTACAAATCACGAATATAATATTCAATCACGTATCTAATCTCCGACTAGATAAACGACCAGAATGGATAATCCCTAAGAAAGTGAGTAACACACTCAGAGTTTTAGCTGTAATGATTTTGAATATTCCcaagaaaatgttgatgttaCATATTTCGAAACCATTGAATATGAATGCCCCATTACCGAATTGTTGGTTACAAATGGCACGGATTACTTACTGATGGCATGCTATCATGGCCGTAATCTCAAATGAATTGATTTTTACGTTGTGGAATTGTGCCTGTCCTTTCTGAATGAAAGGAAAAATTACCCAATTGTTGAAACGGATCATATTGTGTGAAGTTGAACAATATCTTTCCtcgtgttttgttatttttcaggtGAAGATGATATGGAACTTCCTTCTTTTCTGTCTTTAGTAACTGGAGATTGGTTCTGTCCATGGTGAAACGCGGGTCCAGGGCACATCTATGTGCTAATGAGTTCCAATAACGTGGCAGCCCTCACCCTCATGTTGCTATTTCCCACCTGTGTTATTATATGCTGACGCAGTGCGCACACTGGGATATGATATACACCATGGAATTGGCTTGTTTTCAACGGATGGCGGGCTCCATATGGCCAACATGGCGCAACAAATTCCGGACTAACTAAAGCTAGCGGGTAGAACATCAGGAGGCAGAGAACGTACAGGCACACTTGATGATAAGTCCCCTGGTGACGACCCGTGGAGCAGCACGTGCATTTGTTCACGTCGAGCGCAATTTTCAGCTCCACATTTCTTTGACATTGAAATGCGACGTGTTTCACGTTTTGAATTAAAATTCACGCAGAGTTGTGATGCCCCCTCCCAGGGTTTTACCAATGATGCAGATTGTGTATGGACTGTGACTACCGGTGTCTTTTTTAGTCAGGTAAACCCTGAAAGTGCTCTAAAGCCAAGTCGGTTTATCATTGAACTTGAAGGTTGATACTGAGGAAATCGTCTGATTAAATAGCGCCCCTAGCAGCCCTCCCAACTGATCGACTATTAGTGTCACAACAGGGACGGGGCTTACGCTAGAAATGTCAAAGTCCTTCTACGTGACTGAGGAAACTTATTTTACCAATAGCGGTGATCGAAATGTTCGTTCGTTTCTCAACAGGCTGTGTGCAAGCAAATCTTATACCTATACTTTTATGTTCCCGTAGAATGTCCCTGGCATTTTTCCATTCAGTATTCTAACGTTTTGGTCCAATTAATCCCCGAACTccatttcaaattcaaacttTCTGCGCGAACGGCAATCCCTCACCGGGGTCATGCCCCAGCCATCCCTCTCGGAATGAGCAGTTATAACTATTTCACGGGAAATGGCGGTATAATGGGCGGGGGAACGTCCGTAGAGATGAGTAAGTGATAACCGTATGCGTGGCACGTGCGATAACATTTACCGCTCGTAAAAGATGGCGTCAGATGGTCAGCCATGATTACTAGGAGGGTTATCATGCTGTTAGGTTTGTAAATGCCATCTTAGCGCCATCGCACCGTACCATGTTCTAAAGATCAAAGAATTGACTCATCCTTCAAGGGTCATGGACGCTTCGATTGGTCTTCGGTACCTTATTATTCCAACAAAGCTGGGATAGAAAGAGGAGGCAGTGACAAACTTTGGTTGCTATAAAATGCTGAGATTGCTTATTTATTTGAGCAGTGCCGTCTGACGAGCGCATTCCTCGGAGACGTATGTTGAGTTTACGTAAGTGCCAATAATCAGTCGGACGTAGAACACGACCATGGATCTGTGTTGATACCAGGAGATTCTTTGCTCCTCGTTCCCATGAATTCCCTTTACCGTGATCAACAGTGTTGTTTGTCGTTCCCAGGACTCCGATGGCAGTGAGAAGTCGGCCGGCGGGTTTGATCTCGGAGACTACGACAGGTGTGAGGAGGGCACCAAGAAGGACTGCCGGAAGAGCCCCAACTCCATCGTGGTTGTGCCTTCATCCACGGCAGGAAACGATGTACGTTATTCCGTATAGACAGGCCTTATGGAACATCATGCTTGGTCGGTTTTACAAAGAAATTGACTTTTATACGGAATTTTACTTTCATTCTCATTGATTAGCTTCGCTTTTGAAACATTGCATTATAGTTTGTTACGCACATGATCATACAAAAACAGTACTTTCTTTGACAGTACTTGACCTAGGATGCTTTGGGTTACTAGTATTCTGGACTCCATTCCCCTTGCCAAATGTCAGAAGTTTTCAAAGAAAAGACCGTCGCTCTTAATTTACGACATTCGTTGCAAGGCACAACTTTTGATAATACGTTATAGAACATCTTACTCGGAGACGTAATCTCCAAATTTTTCATGAGACCATGGACGTGACAGACAGGTAAACGTTGTGTGAGAAGGGTCAGCTAGATCAAACATCCGTCAGCAGCTACTAGTATGTCGAGAAATTCCAACTCAGGGCCCCGTCACATTTTTCGTACGATAGGTTCACGACATCGAATTGAAGGTGTTCTTGGATGTGTCGTACAATATCTGGGCACCTTGTGATCGGTTCTGTCATAGTCTTACTGAAAGTCCTATGACGAAAAGTCGCAGAAAGAATGTGACTTCGCTTTAACTACGTGTATATCAGGTTAATGTTGCGTTGCCTGTGCATGCGGGCGCCAGCTCGGTTCAGCAGTTTTATGATACCGCCATCTAGGCTAGGATTCATGTTACGGTGGAGAGTGTAATAAGCATTTCATGTATTGACATAGAGCTGTGCTTTATAGTAGCATGAATGTTTCTCAACCATGTCACCATATTCGTTTTCCTAAGAAACATAAATCTGATTTTgccaaacacataaacacacgtgTACACCAACCCACAATCGTATATCCGTAGTGTATACGGACGATCTGTGTAGTAATCTACTCGGGGAATAAAAGGCACTGAAGCTTTAAGACGACCTTCCAGTGAGACCTGCTGCAGGCCTCTGGAAGGATTTCCGACAAGGCGAATGTGCGGCAGTCAATATCGATTTTACCTCAGTCTCTGAGGAAGGCGCCAATGTAGGATGGGAGGAACAACGCGTCTGCCTCCGACCCCATCAAAACCAGCATACAGCCATAAATCTGTCTTCTATTTGTTACCTCGATCCTCCACATATCATCCCTATTCAACACGCCCACATCTATCCTGATTAGACTATACCTTCTACCGACCTGCTGGATGGATCAATAGGTGTCGTCCCAGTTACAGTCAGTGCCCTTTTCAACGCCCCATAGTCGTTAAACATGCACATGTCAAACGATTTTCACGTCAACGCTTCCAGAGCGTGAGTCTGAAACGATGCGCTTTTCTTCTAGGAACCAGGTCATTTGTGCATTTAAATGGAGCTTTGTGTGCTGCCTCATCTGAAAAGATTAAGTAAAAGAGCGAGCAAAAAATCTGAGAGACAGTCTCAGGATCAAACCCACAAAACTGCTTTAGCCGTTGTGAGTAACAAGACCAATGCGGAAATATCTCACAGACTTAATGCAGTTTTGTATTGATTTCGGATGCCAATGACTGGACTATCAATTCTGCACATTGGAATGTGTCTAGATATTTCATGGGTACCATCAAAATATTTATGTCGTAGAGATGACAAAAAGGAACGATACAGACGATCGCTCAAGCGGAATGTGGCAGAGGAATATTACatgtcttttcatatatcttttaaAATTCCAAATCACGCCCGGTCCCCTCCCCAAAGATGGATGGGAAAATAATTTTCGATGTAGTCTGGATTTTACATCACACTCTTAAATAAAAGTTGGAACGTCCTTTAAGCCCCTCAACAGCCCGTCTTTTCTAATATCATGTCTGATGACGTTATTTACCAGGTGTTGAAGATGCTGTTCTTCGCTGACAGTAAAGAGGAGAGAGACGCCTGGATAAAGGCCATCAACTCCGCCATAGAGAAGGCAAAGCACCCTATTGTCATCGACTCCGAGGTAGGAACATTTTTATAAGTATCGTCACTTCATCCTCGCTTGCATACCCCTTTCGGGCCTTTCCCCTAAAGTCTGCGACCGAAGCGCTGAGCAACCCAAAACTTGACAGGTTGCTCATCGAATTTGATGTAAAACGATATTTTCACGTTTagtcagttttgtttttgttgatacGTCGTGTATTACAATTCACATTTCAATTCTAATGTCAAGAATCGCGAAAAAATCACATTAGTCGCTCAGCGATCGCTGTCTAGAGCAAAGGGGGCATCAGCAGTACGCAATGATTGTCCTGACTGACATACAGTCCTTCAGTCAGTCCTTCATGGGCTAACGCAGATTACAATCCGCTACCGAGATTGCGACTATACTAGCGTTATGTGACAACATTTGTTGTGTTATGTGGAGGCAAGACTTGACACATACAGGTAGGACTGGCTTATATATCCATATACATGCCACACAATGATTTCTGTCTCACCATCGCACCATGTACCATCTGAGCTGACCAGGTCACACATTACGTTCTGTCCACAGTACGAGGACGACGGCACCCCGACCCGGCCGCTAGAACACGTCACCAAAGAACGGCCAAAGCCCAGGGGACGGCGGCCTCCCACCAGACAAGCACTCAGGGTAAACATATTACTACTTTCTCTCCTGTTCTTTCTAGAAATCGGAAACTTTCCAACAAGACATGGGATCGGCAGTTGTCCCAGGGGGCGACCAAGACTCCGCTGGCTCTGTCACCGGAAACAGGAAGTCACATCATGTGCGTATCGGGAGTCTGGTAGTTGTCTTATGACTATCATGAAAGATGTTGGAAAGTTGATGTATGATTTAAGCATGTGCACGAAACCGACGCTTGGATAAATTTTGGGTGTCTCAAGCGGCGTCAACCTGATCATACTAAAACGGCATGCATCCTATcgctttgttttcctttttgcaAAGGATTTCATGGTTACACAGTTACAATGATCGCCTACAGTTAAGAGTGCTGTTATTTTACCCATGTGCAGGAAGAAGCCAAATTCGTGAATTCGCCCAGTCATGATCCACGTTTTCGTATGCTGACTGTGGGTATGAAAGGATTCGAAAGAAACAAAGAaggtaagaaaataaagaacTCATGTATCATTTACACACACATAGAGGTCGGCTAGCACTTTGGGACAGAACCAACGAAATCAAGCTGGAATTTCAGTATGGGAAACATAGTCCTTCGattctggaaaagttgaacTATAATTTCCAACGCGAAAagtggacttacccaaattttcgattgAATAGTCCTACGATGTTCTGTACGAAGACTCCAAACcacagcaaagaaaacaaaaatgaagtgGTGTGGCTACGTGTCACGGTCCAGAGAGGAAGAAATTTGAGGGACAGGTGAGATAGATGGAAAAAAATGGCTGTGAAATCTTCTGTGGTGCCCCAACAAAGAGATAGATGGTATGAGAGTCCTGTATTGCAAGGTATGGTATGTTCCGTGCACTACATTAACTATGTCTTTATCGGTTGCAGAGACAGAAAGCGAAGGGGAGTGCTCCGTGCTGTCCACAGCCTCGCCCCGCCCGTCTGAAATCAAACGCCAGGTGCGCCAGCAGACCTCTCCGCTGGTAGACCACAGCTACACCAGTAAGACCAGCCGGTCAGCCTCCCCGGCCTCCCTACCCTCCACTCCTGCCTCGCCAGCTAGCACAAGGTGGGATGTCGTCATTGCCTTTGGGTGTGTAGGCTGGTGTGACAGTAAGCAACTGTGTTGTTAAGACTAATCAATAGCTCGGCGTTCGTGTATGTCTCGAGAAGCATTTCCCGTTTCCGACCATAGAGACATTTATCATGGCTTATTCATGCAAACAATGTCATTGTGCACCTCCTCCATACCGTGCCCGTTGCTTGTACGAATAAATATGTCATGCAACGGCCCTGACATGCCGGCCTGCGATCCGTTCTTTTCCCTGCGCTAGCAGTCAGCCAATCGGATACTCCCCTTCTGTTGATGAAGTTACCAGCCAGTCGCGTTGCCTCTTGACCGTAGGCAACGATGGGATTGGTTTAAGACGTTTAACGCTGCGAAAAGGACAGATCACATGCCGGCACGCCAGGACCTGACACGATCGCGAGAGGATGTCAATGCGATGTCTCTCATTTACGTACGCATTATGTACATTCCATCCATGTCGCTTTCAGCAACACTCTCCCTACTGGCAGGAGGAAGTACAAGTTATGAGCTAGGACAGAGGTGTAACCCCGGCAGTTGCAAGTACGGGTCTTTGGCACGACGTCCTAGCTATTAGGggcacctgtgtgtgtgtttgtgtggcacTTCATCGCACGTAGGCCTGTATTTCTAGCACACAACGTAACAGCAAAATAAGTCTTGTTCGTCTCAACACCTATCAAAATGACTCATTCTGTTAATCTTCAAAAGCACTTTTCAGAGGCTGGAAGTTCATATCCTTTTCCCTCTAgaaatgaaaatcatttttccaTCTATCCCTTCTGTGCACACAACCTGAAAATGGAACGTCAAGAGCAGCAGTAGTAGAAACGAGTGTCCAGCAGCATTGCCTCTAACGTTTTAAATGTTATGATTGTTTAGGAGCGAGTCACAGACACCAGATGACAGCAAATCGGACAAGGCCGTCCAGACTACCCGTGATATTGGCGTCCAGACCAGAGAGACCAGGATGCGTGATGACTGTAGGAGCAGGAGCAGCGAGAGTGGCGCCGGGGACAGGGTAACCAACAACCACGTCTGTAACAGCACGGAGAGTGTGGACTCCTTGTCGGCAACAGGCACGGACTCGGACGGGGATGTGGTGGTGGGGAGAATACGCGAACCCCGACGAGGTAGTATCGGCTCTGGCCGTATGAGGGATGCTTCGCCAAGCATCAGGAACGGTTCACCAGGCAGCAGCCCCACGAGGACTGTGTCCGAGATTAGCAAATCGATGAAAGCAGCTAAAGAGTTGCTACAGAACGCAGAAAAGGCAAACGAGGCCGCAGGACACGCGATGAAGGAGGCGTCTAAGATGAGGAGAGAGGTTCAGATGTTTGCCGAGGAAACAAGAAAGGTCCGCGAGGAGCTGGAGAAGACCACAGAATCTGCTGAGGCATCGAAAGGATCGCCACTAGGATCTCCTGAGAAGTCGGCAGACCCCGCTGAGTTACAAAAGAAGATGGAAGAGAAATATGACGAACTTAGTAAAATAACTGAAGAAGCAAAGACAATGCGGGACAGGGCAAAAGACGCCCTGTTGGCGGCTGAACGCGCTAAGGAGACCTTGGACAATGCAGAAAAGGCTCGCCAGGAGTACATGAAGCTCAGTGAGGATTGCAAGGAACTGATTGCAAAAATGACTATCGCTGAATCAAAAAAAGGCAAAGACCCGAAAGAGAAATCCCccgagaagaagaaaaagtagtaaaaaaagacaactgTCCATTCCATCCGTTTTTACAAAGTGACAAAAAGCTCGGCCCTGCAGTGTAACGTACGTAGTCACATGGATTTTTCATACGTGTATGTATGCAACATCAAGAAAGATTTGACTTAGTTTTAATACCTTGTTAACATGTTGCAAAATATATTGGTCAATCACCGCTGACAACCTGCCGTGGTGACTAAACATAGGCCGCTTTAAATACTTGTATTGTCCTAATGCACAATATAATAAGTGTACCTGCTTGAACCACCACAGCTTCACTACCACCAGCCATGTTCCGGTATTGTTTTCTGCAGTATATCTTACAACAAACTAGAAATACAGAAAGAACTTAACGGCTGGGAACATGCATAGAAATGCCTTGGACGCTATGGTCACAGAGTCGGCGTCAACAAAACCTAGCTGTGGATCCCATTGAAATCTCAGACGGTTCATTTGATAATGGGTAAATTTGTCCAGTATAGTATCAGCTGTGCCACGTGCATTTTCACACTGTATCTAGCTGAAGTATTTCTCTACATTATCCGTGTCTGTCAGTCAACCAACTTTAGATTCAAGAAAAGAACTGCACAATCTTATTTGTCTTGTGAACTTATTTGGAAACCGAGACCTTTTGAAGAGCAGCAAACTCAATTTTTATtacaagaaaaggcattttgagCAATTCTCTTTGCATCCCTGTAGATAGTTTGATATGATATTTCCTAGATGGTCCTTGCTCAAGCATTATCAAAATGCCTCGACTCAGGCAAGTGAATTTCATGGGTGCTTTATAAATTCATACTTTAATGCTACGATATGCAAAGTAAGCCACAAAAGACATCATTACGTGTGTTATTAGGTGGTCTGTCCGAAAGTTGTGTAAGAATGCATAAGATTGTATATGTTAAGTCAGATTGGCGATGAAACTTGTTGTGCTACAACTGGTGTCTTGTGTATTCTTGGTGCGTGTCCCTCTTTGTAGACGAAAAATCATACTGAGCAGAATTACTTTCCTACCACATCAACCTGCAAGCATATTTATTTGTGGGGAAAAATGACAGCAATTGAACAGGGACCACCAAGACAATGTTACATCCACAACCTGGACAGTGCCAGTATTGCATTCTCTGCCTTGAAACAACATTGTGTGAGAAAGAAATAGTACATGATAATTgcttttctttgcattttgtcaGTTGCACTTTTAAGGTCACTATAAGGTAAAACAGCCAATGGCACACACAACTAAGCACTAAGGTTGTCTACTGATAGTCTACACCTTCATTGGTATTCAACATGTAACACCACCACTGGAGCTTTTCAAATTATCTATTGATTTTGTATGACCCTTTTTGGCAATGGCTCAGGTAGGAGGCATTCCCTGTAGTATTATGATCACTGAAAATATTTAAGACTTGCATCAATGCATTCCCTGTGGAATTGATTTTGTGACAGTCTTTTTTATCATTCCTTTGTGGAGGGTTTTCAGCTTGAAATGTGGAACCTACATTTACTGCCCTCCTCAAACTAATGTATAGTCTTTTTCTTCTCAAAGGAAGCCTTACAACCTGCACAAAGTATGTCATATGAAAATAAAGACATCAGCTTGCATGTTGTACATCTtttgtcttgtttcttttttttcccagTCTGTGTGAACAAGAAAGCATTTCTTGATTACATATAAAATAAGTTGTATGACTGCAATGAATCCAGATCAGGGAATATCAGTCAGGCAAATTGCTGAGTAACATGGTACCTCTATAACAAAAGGAATCTGTTTTATGGCGTAACAGGTGAGAGGCCTTAGACACCCGATTGTAATGAGGTAGAACAGTCAGCATAACACACTGGTTGGACTCTAATTACCTCTGCAGTATTCCCATCAAACCAGCATGTCACATGTATGCTGTCCACACTGAAGAAGTACAGACGGTCCTGACACTTGTTCCTGAAGTAGGGGGACCTTGGGTCAGCACTAAGGATGTCACAGATAGCTTTCTTGGCTTCTCCACTGTCCTTGAATGTAGTGAGACTAAAAACATCTGAACCATTTCCTAAGAGACAACAAGAAAGTCATTTTAGTCAAAGTCACTTATGAATAGACAATTGTTACATACATTACAATCATTATGGCAAATCCCCATATCTCAACTGTTAGaggcctcacagttgagctggTTTTATAGTTGGGAACAGCAAGACTCTAGTTCAATCCTGTGTAGAAGTTAGAACATTATTGAATTCCTGCCAACTTATCCCATGACAATCGTATGTTAATTTTGCCTTGTCCACATCATATTTTGGCTTTACAAACATCTTCTATATGAGCTAACAGAAGGCCATCTTGAGAAGCACTCGGTCGTGGTTTTGACCTAGCACCTCGTCATTACACTTGACCAACAACCAAACAATTTGGCTGACAGCTTCCTCTACTTGCTGGTTCTATATGAAAGCACAAAGCATCACACAAGGAAGCCAGAGGACTTTCCTTTACAGGATTGCAAAAGAAATGCAGCATGCAAAATGATGATTCATTGAATTAGCTTCAAATTAATGCCCAAAATCAATTTACATAAATCATTCCTACATCAGTTGTTGATAATAATAAGTATGTTGATATGTTCCTACAcctacaacatgtatatgtccATAGTCCTTTGGCCACAAAGATGTCACCAATATCATTCTGTGAAATCCCATCATTATTATTCAAAAAATGCTCACCTTCAGAATGGAATTTTTGAAGTGTTGCTTCAGCATTTGGGGTAAAGCTAACCGTAAGTTTTTGAACAGGAGGAGAGGTGACCCAACTGGCAACAGTGACCTGTTCTGGTGTAGAAACAGCTCCACTCACACTGCTCTCTTTGGACCAGTTTTCATTGCCATGGTCATCAGTTGAGTTGTCTTCTGAAGGACTTTTCTGACGTGGCTCATGAAAGCTCAGGTTTGTTTTCACAGAGTCTGTGTCCTCTACAGAGATATCTTTATCAGCTGCATTCTCTCTACCACAGGCAATACTTGCTTTCTGCCCAGCAGATGAAGCTGTTGAACCAGCTGATACTCCATCATAGACAGGGATGTACGGCTTGATGTCCAGGATGGGTGTACCATCGATAATGTCTATGCCTGACAAATGTAATGTGTCACCTGCatggaaaaaaaca comes from Branchiostoma floridae strain S238N-H82 chromosome 2, Bfl_VNyyK, whole genome shotgun sequence and encodes:
- the LOC118409927 gene encoding pleckstrin homology domain-containing family O member 2-like isoform X1, translating into MRENGKTDANGGRNNKPSTGPLTRDDHLRRTLSLRRSKRRFTWKREAIPGAKAHEGPEKCGWLTKQCGKGLLASWKRRYCVLKRPFFFYYEKEDSDGSEKSAGGFDLGDYDRCEEGTKKDCRKSPNSIVVVPSSTAGNDVLKMLFFADSKEERDAWIKAINSAIEKAKHPIVIDSEYEDDGTPTRPLEHVTKERPKPRGRRPPTRQALREEAKFVNSPSHDPRFRMLTVGMKGFERNKEETESEGECSVLSTASPRPSEIKRQVRQQTSPLVDHSYTSKTSRSASPASLPSTPASPASTRSESQTPDDSKSDKAVQTTRDIGVQTRETRMRDDCRSRSSESGAGDRVTNNHVCNSTESVDSLSATGTDSDGDVVVGRIREPRRGSIGSGRMRDASPSIRNGSPGSSPTRTVSEISKSMKAAKELLQNAEKANEAAGHAMKEASKMRREVQMFAEETRKVREELEKTTESAEASKGSPLGSPEKSADPAELQKKMEEKYDELSKITEEAKTMRDRAKDALLAAERAKETLDNAEKARQEYMKLSEDCKELIAKMTIAESKKGKDPKEKSPEKKKK
- the LOC118409927 gene encoding pleckstrin homology domain-containing family O member 2-like isoform X3, which encodes MSSPAIPGAKAHEGPEKCGWLTKQCGKGLLASWKRRYCVLKRPFFFYYEKEDSDGSEKSAGGFDLGDYDRCEEGTKKDCRKSPNSIVVVPSSTAGNDVLKMLFFADSKEERDAWIKAINSAIEKAKHPIVIDSEYEDDGTPTRPLEHVTKERPKPRGRRPPTRQALREEAKFVNSPSHDPRFRMLTVGMKGFERNKEETESEGECSVLSTASPRPSEIKRQVRQQTSPLVDHSYTSKTSRSASPASLPSTPASPASTRSESQTPDDSKSDKAVQTTRDIGVQTRETRMRDDCRSRSSESGAGDRVTNNHVCNSTESVDSLSATGTDSDGDVVVGRIREPRRGSIGSGRMRDASPSIRNGSPGSSPTRTVSEISKSMKAAKELLQNAEKANEAAGHAMKEASKMRREVQMFAEETRKVREELEKTTESAEASKGSPLGSPEKSADPAELQKKMEEKYDELSKITEEAKTMRDRAKDALLAAERAKETLDNAEKARQEYMKLSEDCKELIAKMTIAESKKGKDPKEKSPEKKKK
- the LOC118409927 gene encoding pleckstrin homology domain-containing family O member 1-A-like isoform X2, whose product is MRENGKTDANGGRNNKPSTGPLTRDDHLRRTLSLRRSKRRFTWKREAIPGAKAHEGPEKCGWLTKQCGKGLLASWKRRYCVLKRPFFFYYEKEDSDGSEKSAGGFDLGDYDRCEEGTKKDCRKSPNSIVVVPSSTAGNDVLKMLFFADSKEERDAWIKAINSAIEKAKHPIVIDSEKSETFQQDMGSAVVPGGDQDSAGSVTGNRKSHHEEAKFVNSPSHDPRFRMLTVGMKGFERNKEETESEGECSVLSTASPRPSEIKRQVRQQTSPLVDHSYTSKTSRSASPASLPSTPASPASTRSESQTPDDSKSDKAVQTTRDIGVQTRETRMRDDCRSRSSESGAGDRVTNNHVCNSTESVDSLSATGTDSDGDVVVGRIREPRRGSIGSGRMRDASPSIRNGSPGSSPTRTVSEISKSMKAAKELLQNAEKANEAAGHAMKEASKMRREVQMFAEETRKVREELEKTTESAEASKGSPLGSPEKSADPAELQKKMEEKYDELSKITEEAKTMRDRAKDALLAAERAKETLDNAEKARQEYMKLSEDCKELIAKMTIAESKKGKDPKEKSPEKKKK
- the LOC118409937 gene encoding tRNA (adenine(37)-N6)-methyltransferase-like — encoded protein: MAAQLLQKEVSQARKELKNIRQQIETLKRVQKKEVLKIQEMIRPKTSPQESRHFEDVAIGKPYIPEDAIMSTPIGHLESCFKQKAGTPRQPTVCDLSKAKLTISRNVFNNPEHSLDGIEKFSHIWILFVFHMNGGEAVKAKVKPPRLDGVKVGVFATRSPHRPNPIGLTLAKLDKVEGDTLHLSGIDIIDGTPILDIKPYIPVYDGVSAGSTASSAGQKASIACGRENAADKDISVEDTDSVKTNLSFHEPRQKSPSEDNSTDDHGNENWSKESSVSGAVSTPEQVTVASWVTSPPVQKLTVSFTPNAEATLQKFHSEGNGSDVFSLTTFKDSGEAKKAICDILSADPRSPYFRNKCQDRLYFFSVDSIHVTCWFDGNTAEVIRVQPVCYADCSTSLQSGV